One genomic region from Diabrotica undecimpunctata isolate CICGRU chromosome 9, icDiaUnde3, whole genome shotgun sequence encodes:
- the Lamtor3 gene encoding ragulator complex protein LAMTOR3 homolog: MVEEAKKYLQDILGRVNGLHCILITDRDGVRMLKVSNDKTPEQANKPNFISTFGLAIDQGSKLGLGKTTTLICTYSQFQVVQMNKLPLIVTFIASDSCNTGHILALEKQIDGIVSDLALAVTES, translated from the coding sequence atggtcgAAGAAGCAAAAAAATATCTCCAAGATATTTTGGGAAGAGTAAATGGTTTGCATTGTATATTAATAACAGACAGAGACGGTGTTCGTATGTTAAAGGTTTCCAATGACAAAACTCCTGAACAAGCCAACAAACCCAATTTTATATCTACTTTTGGCTTAGCCATAGATCAAGGAAGTAAGCTAGGACTAGGGAAAACCACAACATTGATCTGCACGTATTCTCAGTTCCAAGTAGTCCAGATGAATAAATTGCCTTTAATAGTAACTTTCATAGCCAGTGATAGTTGCAATACAGGACATATATTAGCTTTGGAGAAACAAATTGATGGTATAGTGTCCGATTTAGCATTAGCTGTAACTGAATCCTAA